One genomic region from Natronomonas salsuginis encodes:
- a CDS encoding 3-keto-5-aminohexanoate cleavage protein: MKGSVGFIPALTREAFSSILRNLPEGTIFNTLGFGPHQLPFAALGTILGGHVRVGLEDNVYYRRGELATGNEQLVARAAELAGTLERAVATPAQAREILGLD; the protein is encoded by the coding sequence GTGAAGGGTAGTGTCGGATTCATCCCCGCGCTAACGCGCGAGGCTTTCTCCTCGATTCTCCGTAACCTCCCGGAAGGCACGATCTTCAACACGCTCGGGTTCGGTCCCCATCAGCTGCCGTTCGCGGCGCTCGGGACGATACTGGGCGGGCACGTCCGCGTCGGGCTAGAGGACAACGTCTACTACCGTCGCGGCGAGTTGGCGACCGGGAACGAACAGCTCGTCGCGCGGGCGGCGGAGCTGGCCGGGACGCTGGAGCGGGCGGTCGCGACGCCGGCGCAGGCGAGAGAGATACTCGGGCTCGACTGA
- the gnd gene encoding phosphogluconate dehydrogenase (NAD(+)-dependent, decarboxylating): protein MERSLGSGCNDRANHNPHLPGRRPTGMQLGVIGLGRMGRIVVDRVLGDGHDVVAFDLDSEAVDAAAAAGATPADSIEELVETLPENKRIWLMVPAGDAVDATLAELDPLLDEADVVVDGGNSHFERSIERGESLSAAYLDCGTSGGPAGAELGFSLMIGGPAEAYEALVPVFDAVATGPDGHDRMGPQGSGHYVKMVHNGVEYALMQTYGEGFELLSEGRYDLDMESVARTWNNGAVIRSWLLELCEEAFREEGSDLGDVDDHVAGGSTGTWTVKEALEQEVAVPLIYEALGERFDSRVEDGKFSRRLANRLRYGFGRHEVKRRD from the coding sequence ATCGAACGGTCGCTCGGTTCGGGCTGTAACGACCGAGCGAATCACAACCCTCACCTACCGGGCCGTCGACCCACGGGTATGCAACTGGGTGTGATCGGCCTCGGCCGGATGGGACGGATCGTCGTCGACCGCGTGCTGGGCGACGGCCACGACGTGGTCGCGTTCGACCTCGATTCCGAGGCGGTCGACGCGGCCGCAGCGGCCGGCGCGACCCCCGCAGACTCGATCGAGGAACTCGTCGAAACGCTCCCCGAGAACAAGCGGATCTGGCTGATGGTGCCCGCGGGCGACGCCGTCGACGCGACGCTCGCGGAACTCGATCCGCTCCTCGACGAGGCTGACGTCGTCGTCGATGGCGGGAACTCGCACTTCGAGCGGTCGATCGAGCGCGGCGAGTCGCTCTCGGCGGCGTATCTCGACTGCGGGACCTCCGGCGGTCCCGCGGGGGCAGAGCTCGGCTTCTCGCTCATGATCGGCGGGCCCGCCGAGGCCTACGAGGCGCTGGTGCCGGTCTTCGATGCCGTCGCGACCGGACCCGACGGCCACGACCGGATGGGGCCGCAGGGGTCGGGCCACTACGTCAAGATGGTCCACAACGGCGTCGAGTACGCGCTCATGCAGACGTACGGCGAGGGGTTCGAGCTGCTCAGCGAGGGCCGGTACGATCTCGACATGGAGTCGGTGGCCCGCACGTGGAACAACGGCGCGGTGATCCGCTCGTGGCTGCTCGAACTCTGCGAGGAGGCGTTCCGCGAGGAGGGCTCCGATTTGGGCGACGTCGACGACCACGTCGCGGGCGGCTCGACGGGAACGTGGACCGTCAAAGAGGCGCTCGAACAGGAGGTCGCCGTCCCGCTCATCTACGAGGCGCTCGGGGAGCGATTCGACTCGCGCGTCGAGGACGGGAAGTTCTCCCGGCGGCTCGCGAACCGGCTTCGATACGGCTTCGGTCGCCACGAGGTCAAGCGCCGCGATTAA
- a CDS encoding M20/M25/M40 family metallo-hydrolase codes for MNVDAARLRADIEANAQFGAVDASEGPARTVLTGSDADKQVRERFVERLSAAGLSVRVDAVGNIVGRWIPPSCDPDAAPVAVGSHFDSVPRGGIFDGPLGTYGALESVRAMQAAEVSPARPIEVVCFTEEEGARFGVGTLGSSVATGQRTASEALSLTDDEGVSLATHLERIGFAGEDTIDAAHWDSWVELHIEQGTKLTSNDAGVGIGNSLHTNNHVVLDGSEMAAEKARRVFTTDPGMGVIRHADAGYEEALAEANESDVPIPMRDATEGE; via the coding sequence ATGAACGTTGACGCGGCGCGTCTGCGTGCGGATATCGAGGCGAACGCGCAGTTCGGGGCGGTCGATGCGAGCGAGGGGCCGGCTCGAACCGTCCTCACCGGCAGCGACGCAGACAAGCAAGTGAGAGAGCGATTCGTCGAGCGACTCTCCGCGGCAGGTCTCTCCGTCCGCGTCGACGCCGTTGGCAACATCGTCGGTCGCTGGATACCTCCGAGTTGTGACCCGGATGCTGCCCCGGTCGCCGTCGGCAGCCATTTCGATTCCGTCCCCCGCGGTGGGATTTTCGACGGGCCGCTGGGAACCTATGGCGCACTCGAGAGCGTCCGCGCCATGCAGGCGGCAGAGGTCTCTCCCGCCCGCCCGATCGAGGTCGTTTGTTTCACCGAAGAGGAGGGCGCTCGCTTCGGTGTCGGCACGCTCGGTTCGTCAGTGGCGACAGGACAACGTACGGCATCCGAAGCGCTCTCACTGACCGACGACGAGGGGGTCTCCCTCGCCACTCACTTGGAGCGCATCGGCTTTGCGGGCGAGGACACCATCGATGCGGCGCACTGGGACTCCTGGGTCGAGTTGCACATCGAGCAGGGGACGAAACTCACGAGCAACGACGCGGGCGTCGGCATCGGCAACTCGCTGCACACGAACAACCACGTCGTCCTCGACGGCTCGGAGATGGCCGCCGAGAAAGCCCGTCGCGTCTTCACCACCGACCCAGGAATGGGAGTCATCCGCCACGCGGACGCTGGCTACGAGGAGGCGCTTGCGGAGGCCAACGAGTCCGACGTCCCAATCCCGATGCGAGACGCAACTGAGGGCGAATGA
- the thpR gene encoding RNA 2',3'-cyclic phosphodiesterase has protein sequence MRLFVSVDLGGLGKEIDRLQAPLAELSGLRLTDSADAHVTMKFLGDGDHDLDALSDAIDAAIDEADVGAFEATFDRVGAFPSTAYIRVVWLGVGRGAEPLTALHRRLEAETTALGYDAESHEFTPHVTLARMEHAAAKADVQAFLREDPPEVGPVHIDELRLKESTLTGDGPTYRTVARFGL, from the coding sequence ATGCGACTGTTCGTCAGCGTCGATCTGGGCGGGCTCGGGAAGGAGATCGACCGGCTCCAAGCACCGCTCGCGGAGCTTTCGGGACTTCGTCTCACGGATTCCGCGGACGCCCACGTGACGATGAAGTTTCTCGGCGACGGCGACCACGATCTCGACGCCCTCTCGGACGCGATCGACGCGGCGATCGACGAGGCGGATGTCGGGGCGTTCGAGGCGACGTTCGATCGCGTCGGCGCGTTTCCCTCGACGGCGTACATCCGCGTCGTCTGGCTCGGCGTCGGGCGAGGGGCCGAACCGCTGACGGCGTTACACCGCCGCCTCGAAGCCGAAACGACGGCGCTCGGATACGACGCGGAAAGCCACGAGTTCACGCCGCACGTCACGCTCGCCCGGATGGAGCACGCGGCGGCGAAGGCCGACGTGCAAGCGTTCCTCCGCGAAGACCCGCCCGAGGTCGGACCCGTTCACATCGACGAACTCCGACTGAAGGAGAGCACGCTGACCGGAGACGGGCCGACGTATCGAACGGTCGCTCGGTTCGGGCTGTAA
- a CDS encoding O-acetylhomoserine aminocarboxypropyltransferase/cysteine synthase family protein gives MTTEEELGFGTRCLHVGQGPDPTTGAAAPPIYQTSSYEFPDAETAAARYALEDEGNVYSRISNPTVRALEKRLASLEGGVDALATASGMGALDAATLVLAEAGDNVVCASSVYGGTHAYLSHTAARRGIGARFVDTLDPDAYAEAIDEDTAYVHCETVANPSLVTPPLEEIAEVAHEAGVPLFVDNTFATPALCRPLEHGADIVWDSTTKWIHGSGTTLGGILVTDGSFPFESHPEKYPEIAAPNPAFGGVTFTERFGDRALTMAARQRGARSLGDQQSPFDAWVTMQGVETLPLRMERHCENALAVAEYLDEHPAVSWVAYPGLEHHETHDLASRYLEGGYSGMVALGLEGGYEAAKRLCEETAVAKFLANIGDARTLIVHPASTTHAQLSEAEQRAGGVAPEMVRLSVGIENVGDIIADLEGAL, from the coding sequence ATGACCACCGAGGAGGAGCTGGGCTTCGGCACGCGATGTCTCCACGTCGGACAGGGCCCCGATCCGACGACAGGGGCCGCCGCGCCGCCGATCTATCAGACGAGTTCCTACGAGTTTCCCGACGCGGAGACCGCGGCTGCCCGATACGCGCTCGAGGACGAGGGCAACGTCTACTCCCGCATCTCGAATCCGACGGTTCGCGCTCTCGAGAAGCGGCTCGCCTCGCTCGAAGGCGGCGTCGACGCGCTCGCGACTGCCTCCGGGATGGGCGCACTCGACGCCGCGACGCTCGTCCTCGCCGAGGCCGGCGACAACGTCGTCTGTGCGTCCTCGGTGTACGGCGGTACCCACGCGTACCTCTCTCACACCGCCGCTCGCCGCGGAATCGGGGCCCGGTTTGTCGACACGCTCGACCCCGACGCGTACGCCGAGGCGATCGATGAGGACACCGCCTACGTCCACTGCGAGACGGTCGCCAACCCGTCGCTCGTGACGCCGCCGCTCGAGGAGATCGCCGAGGTGGCCCACGAGGCGGGCGTCCCGCTGTTCGTCGACAACACTTTCGCGACGCCCGCGCTCTGTCGGCCGCTCGAACACGGCGCGGACATCGTGTGGGACTCGACGACGAAGTGGATCCACGGCTCCGGGACGACCCTCGGCGGCATCCTCGTCACTGACGGCTCCTTCCCGTTCGAATCGCACCCAGAGAAGTACCCCGAGATCGCCGCCCCGAACCCCGCCTTCGGCGGCGTGACGTTCACCGAACGCTTCGGCGATCGCGCGCTGACGATGGCCGCCCGCCAGCGCGGGGCCCGGAGCCTCGGCGATCAGCAGTCACCCTTCGACGCGTGGGTGACGATGCAGGGCGTCGAGACGCTCCCGCTGCGAATGGAGCGCCACTGCGAGAACGCGCTGGCCGTCGCCGAGTACCTCGACGAGCACCCCGCCGTCTCATGGGTCGCCTACCCCGGCCTCGAACACCACGAGACGCACGACCTCGCGTCGAGATACCTCGAGGGAGGCTACAGCGGTATGGTCGCGCTCGGCCTCGAAGGCGGCTACGAGGCCGCAAAGCGGCTGTGCGAGGAAACGGCAGTGGCGAAGTTCCTCGCTAACATCGGCGACGCCCGGACGTTGATCGTCCACCCCGCCTCGACGACGCACGCGCAACTGAGCGAGGCCGAACAGCGAGCTGGCGGCGTCGCCCCCGAGATGGTCCGACTGTCGGTCGGCATCGAGAACGTGGGAGATATCATCGCTGACCTCGAGGGGGCACTATGA
- a CDS encoding haloacid dehalogenase type II, with protein MSFDPDAVATVTVDSYGTLVDPSAAVDALDAHVEDTDSISDLWRTKSIEYTMVGNFVDAYQPFYDMNRDALRYALSAHGVDLDDETVEEILAVYHELEVFEDVRDGIERLIDGGYPVYVVSNGNPEMLDSMVDHAEIGDLIEDAISAHEVRTFKPDVEIYRHAAARTGTPIESIAHVAGPPFDIQGSKHAGMQGVRLDRTGDPWGSFGAEPDLTVESFYEFADALGV; from the coding sequence ATGTCGTTCGATCCAGATGCGGTGGCGACCGTCACCGTCGATTCCTACGGAACGCTCGTCGACCCCTCCGCGGCGGTCGACGCGCTCGACGCCCACGTCGAGGACACGGATTCGATCTCCGATCTCTGGCGGACCAAATCGATCGAGTACACGATGGTCGGCAACTTCGTCGATGCTTATCAGCCGTTCTACGACATGAACCGCGACGCGCTTCGCTACGCGCTCTCGGCCCACGGCGTCGACCTCGACGACGAAACCGTCGAGGAGATCCTCGCCGTCTACCACGAACTGGAGGTCTTCGAGGACGTTCGCGACGGCATCGAGCGCCTGATCGACGGCGGCTACCCGGTGTACGTCGTCTCGAACGGCAATCCGGAGATGCTCGACTCGATGGTCGACCACGCGGAGATCGGCGATCTCATCGAGGACGCGATCAGCGCCCACGAGGTCCGGACGTTCAAACCCGACGTCGAGATTTACCGCCACGCCGCCGCGCGGACTGGGACGCCGATCGAATCGATCGCCCACGTCGCCGGCCCGCCGTTCGATATTCAAGGATCCAAACACGCCGGCATGCAGGGCGTACGACTCGACCGGACCGGCGACCCGTGGGGATCGTTCGGGGCGGAGCCGGATCTGACCGTCGAGAGCTTCTACGAGTTCGCGGACGCGCTGGGCGTGTAA
- the metX gene encoding homoserine O-acetyltransferase MetX: MSDGPETASLGEFTFECGESIPDLEIAYEAYGEFTGDNAVLVCHALTGSAHVAGGRRRTDTAGQAHAWWDDIVGPGKAVDTTDYYVVCANIPGSCYGSSGPPTIDPETGEPWGTRFPAVTVTDWTRAQRRLLDHLGIPNLHAVVGGSVGGMNVLEWAKRHPDHADRVVVIAAAARLDPQCLALDAIAQRAITTDPKWNGGDYYGGEPPTEGLALARQIGHVMYLSKSSMDDKFGRRSAGMDAGRDTFQMDPAAGFFPYREVESYLDYQGEKFATRFDANSYLYLTRAMDNYDLASGYDDDADALAAFDGEALLLSFTGDWHFTVEQSEALAASFRETDADTAHHVIDSDHGHDAFLVEPDRVGPPVADFLEDGIRGKAVSDTVETDEGDEFAPVHTSLFSD; this comes from the coding sequence ATGAGCGACGGGCCCGAAACCGCCTCGCTGGGGGAGTTCACCTTCGAGTGTGGCGAGTCGATCCCCGACCTCGAGATCGCCTACGAGGCCTATGGTGAGTTCACCGGCGACAACGCCGTCTTGGTGTGTCACGCCCTCACAGGCAGCGCACACGTCGCGGGCGGCCGCCGCCGCACCGACACCGCAGGGCAGGCACACGCCTGGTGGGACGACATCGTCGGGCCGGGCAAGGCCGTCGACACGACCGACTACTACGTCGTCTGCGCCAATATCCCCGGCTCGTGCTACGGCTCCTCGGGCCCGCCGACGATCGATCCCGAGACGGGCGAGCCGTGGGGGACCCGGTTCCCGGCGGTGACGGTCACCGACTGGACGCGCGCGCAGCGCCGCCTGCTCGACCACCTCGGCATCCCGAACCTTCACGCCGTCGTCGGCGGTTCCGTCGGCGGCATGAACGTGCTGGAGTGGGCCAAACGCCACCCGGATCACGCCGACCGTGTCGTCGTGATCGCCGCGGCGGCCCGCCTCGACCCCCAGTGTCTCGCCCTCGACGCGATCGCCCAGCGGGCGATCACCACGGATCCGAAGTGGAACGGCGGCGACTACTACGGGGGCGAACCGCCGACCGAGGGGCTCGCGCTCGCCCGCCAGATCGGCCACGTGATGTACCTCTCGAAGTCGTCGATGGACGACAAGTTCGGTCGGCGCTCCGCGGGTATGGACGCCGGGCGCGACACGTTCCAGATGGACCCCGCCGCCGGCTTCTTTCCCTATCGGGAGGTCGAGTCTTACCTCGACTATCAGGGTGAGAAGTTCGCGACGCGCTTCGACGCTAACTCGTATCTGTACTTGACGCGGGCGATGGACAACTACGATCTCGCCTCGGGCTACGACGACGACGCGGACGCGCTCGCCGCGTTCGACGGCGAGGCGTTGCTGCTCTCGTTCACCGGCGATTGGCACTTCACCGTCGAGCAGTCGGAGGCGCTCGCGGCGTCGTTCCGCGAGACCGACGCCGACACCGCCCACCACGTCATCGACTCCGATCACGGCCACGACGCGTTCCTCGTCGAACCCGATCGGGTCGGCCCGCCCGTCGCGGACTTCCTGGAGGACGGCATCCGCGGGAAGGCCGTCTCCGACACCGTCGAAACCGACGAGGGCGACGAGTTCGCGCCGGTCCACACGAGCCTGTTTTCGGACTGA
- a CDS encoding DUF7342 family protein, which translates to MSETDAADGPPPFDDAFSSDDVEQRIYGTILQTREPTTATAIADSVDCDPKTARKYLGWFDDLGIVTRHDGHPATYERNDAYFEWRRINQLAADQSVEDLQDRVRELTTRITEYEATYDAASPAAVDAVAAAEDSDERTIDDVYSDLGDWATAREERDRYERARQQRTSGEREQASG; encoded by the coding sequence ATGTCCGAAACAGACGCCGCCGATGGGCCGCCCCCCTTCGATGACGCGTTTAGTAGCGACGACGTCGAACAACGCATCTACGGCACCATCCTGCAGACCCGCGAGCCGACGACTGCAACCGCGATCGCCGACAGCGTCGACTGTGACCCCAAGACCGCCCGGAAGTACCTTGGCTGGTTCGACGATTTGGGAATCGTCACTCGACACGATGGCCATCCGGCCACCTACGAACGAAATGACGCATATTTTGAGTGGCGACGCATCAATCAGCTCGCAGCCGACCAGTCCGTCGAGGACCTGCAGGATCGCGTTCGTGAGCTGACGACGCGCATCACCGAGTACGAGGCGACGTACGACGCCGCGTCACCGGCCGCAGTCGACGCCGTCGCCGCTGCAGAGGACAGCGACGAGCGGACCATCGACGACGTGTACAGCGACCTCGGCGACTGGGCGACTGCCCGCGAGGAGCGCGACCGCTACGAACGCGCCCGCCAGCAACGCACGAGTGGCGAGCGCGAACAGGCGTCCGGGTAG